The following are encoded together in the Panicum virgatum strain AP13 chromosome 6K, P.virgatum_v5, whole genome shotgun sequence genome:
- the LOC120712893 gene encoding oxysterol-binding protein-related protein 4C-like, producing MVESEGELQAAAVLTPPLSLEGGLAAELRPANLAQRVLSLFRNVSPGSDLSHFQLPATFNLPKSQLQMYGEGVYCAGEDLLGRCARGKDSLERLTAVVAWSISTTRPPIFGFAPYNPVLGETHHVSRGALNVLLEQVSHRPPVSALHATDAAGDVRLVWCQSPVPRFHGASIEAAVRGRREVRLLRHAERYEVDCPNLLIRLLPSPSVEWAGDVRVVCADSGLEAELSYCRTRSFLGFGGDARCVRGRVFRSAAREETIYEVDGFWDRTVSLKDVATGEVSVLYDAQRAIGNLTTPAVQDHKGVAPSESAVVWGEISDALLKKDWEKAQQAKRRVEDEARKLAKERNDKGEVWTPKHFSLSQNKNGEWECWPLEDSVPPAPIVVPSS from the exons atg GTGGAGTCGGAGGGCGAGCTCCAGGCGGCGGCCGTGCtgacgccgccgctgtcgctgGAGGGCGGcctcgcggcggagctccgcccGGCAAACCTCGCCCAGCGGGTGCTCAGCCTCTTCCGCAACGTCAGCCCGGGATCCGACCTCTCGCACTTTCAG CTGCCGGCGACGTTCAACCTGCCCAAGTCGCAGCTCCAGATGTACGGCGAGGGCGTGTACTGCGCCGGCGAGGACCTCCTCGGGCGGTGCGCCCGGGGCAAGGACAGCCTGGAGCGCCTCACGGCGGTGGTGGCCTGGAGCATCTCCACGACGCGGCCCCCCATCTTCGGGTTCGCGCCCTACAACCCGGTGCTCGGGGAGACGCACCACGTCTCCCGCGGGGCCCTCAACGTCCTCCTCGAGCAGGTCTCCCACCGCCCGCCCGTCTCGGCGCTCCACGccaccgacgccgccggcgacgtgcgGCTCGTCTGGTGCCAGAGCCCCGTCCCCAGGTTCCACGGCGCCAGCATCGAGGCCGCCGTGCGCGGCCGCCGGGAGGTGCGCCTCCTCCGCCACGCCGAGCGCTACGAGGTCGACTGCCCCAACCTGCTCATCCGGCTCCTCCCGTCGCCCTCCGTCGAGTGGGCCGGCGACGTCCGGGTCGTCTGCGCCGACTCCGGGCTCGAGGCCGAGCTCAGCTACTGCCGGACCCGCTCCTTCCTCGGCTTCGGCGGCGACGCCAGGTGCGTCAGGGGCAGGGTCTTCcgctcggcggcgcgggaggagacCATCTACGAGGTCGACGGGTTCTGGGACAGGACCGTCTCGCTCAAGGACGTCGCCACCGGCGAGGTCTCCGTGCTCTACGACGCCCAGCGAGCCATCGGTAACCTCACCACGCCGGCCGTTCAAGACCACAAg GGCGTGGCGCCGTCGGAATCCGCCGTGGTGTGGGGCGAGATCAGCGACGCGCTCCTGAAGAAGGACTGGGAGAAAGCCCAGCAGGCGAAGCGGCGGGTGGAGGACGAAGCGAGGAAGCTCGCCAAGGAGAGGAACGACAAGGGGGAGGTCTGGACGCCCAAGCACTTCTCCCTGTCGCAGAACAAGAACGGCGAGTGGGAGTGCTGGCCCTTGGAGGACTCGGTGCCGCCGGCTCCCATTGTCGTCCCTTCTTCATGA
- the LOC120712894 gene encoding pathogenesis-related thaumatin-like protein 3.5 isoform X2 — protein METPRSCSSPRLLIVVLVLARWCSTAMASCSFTISNYCSQPIWPATLAGAGTPQLPTTGFRLDPGQTAQVPAPAGWSGRLWARTGCAFDAGGKGACQTGDCGGRMECAGTGATPPATLFEVTLGKGAGDLDYYDVSLVDGYNLPVVAVPRPRQGAAAGGCNATGCMADLNRSCPKELQVDRGGGTVACRSACEAFGQDQYCCSGAYATPTTCRPTAYSSVFKTACPRAYSYAYDDGSSTFTCGNAADYTVAFCLPPSG, from the exons ATGGAAACGCCAAGAAGTTGCAGTTCACCACGCTTGCTGATCGTTGTGCTCGTACTGGCCCGTTGGTGCAGCACCGCCATGGCGAGCTGCAGCTTCACCATATCCAACTACTGCTCCCAGCCCATCTGGCCGGcgacgctcgccggcgcgggcaCGCCGCAGCTGCCCACGACGGGGTTCAGGCTCGACCCGGGGCAGACCGCGCAggtcccggcgccggcggggtggTCCGGCCGGTTATGGGCGCGCACGGGCTGCGCGTTCGACGCTGGCGGCAAGGGCGCGTGCCAGACCGGCGACTGTGGCGGGCGCATGGAGTGCGCGGGCAccggcgccacgccgccggcgacgctgtTCGAGGTCACGCTGGGGAAGGGCGCCGGCGACCTCGACTACTACGACGTGAGCCTCGTCGATGGGTACAACCTGCCCGTCGTTGCCGTCCCGCGGCCGcggcagggcgccgccgccggcggctgcaACGCCACCGGCTGCATGGCCGACCTCAACCGCT CGTGCCCCAAGGAGCTGCAGgtggaccgcggcggcggcacggtggCGTGCCGGAGCGCGTGCGAGGCGTTCGGGCAGGACCAGTACTGCTGCAGCGGCGCCTACGCGACGCCGACGACGTGCCGGCCGACGGCGTACTCGTCCGTCTTCAAGACGGCGTGCCCGCGCGCGTACAGCTACGCCTACGACGACGGCTCGAGCACCTTCACCTGCGGCAACGCCGCCGACTACACCGTCGCCTtctgcctccctccctccgggtAG
- the LOC120712898 gene encoding uncharacterized protein LOC120712898 isoform X2: MEALAGTASSSILPVRHQPARLAPQSLALRPTRCAPLRAAANGSPVLKLKSDSSQNGVIPIASDKSHKASSTNTSTDSSGSRAGLFRTPISGGVQSATFAHGLPPPALAVRNLMEQARFAHLCSVMSGMHHRRTGYPFGSLVDFANDSMGHPIFSLSPLAIHTRNLLSDPRCTLVVQVPGWSGLSNARVTIFGDVYPLPADQQEWAHKQYVAKHQQWASQQWGNFYYYRMQNISDIYFIGGFGTVAWVDVKEYETTQPDKVAVNGAEQSLKELNAIFSKPLREFFSSEGEVDDAAVISVDSKGIDIRVRQGAQFNIQRLAFDVPDKVLTLEEAKRALHNIIKTNSK; encoded by the exons ATGGAGGCTCTCGCGggcaccgcctcctcctccattcTCCCGGTCCGCCACCAGCCTGCCCGCCTGGCGCCGCAGTCCCTCGCGCTCCGCCCTACCCGCTGCGCTCCTCTccgt gccgccgccaacggatCACCCGTCCTCAAG CTGAAGAGTGATTCAAGTCAAAATGGAGTTATACCGATCGCGTCTGACAAGTCGCATAAGGCTTCATCAACCAATACCAGTACTGACTCGAGTGGATCCAGAGCAGGCTTGTTTAGAACACCAATATCAGGTGGTGTGCAGAGCGCAACTTTTGCGCATGGCTTGCCTCCGCCAGCTTTGGCTGTTCGCAATTTGATGGAACAG GCACGCTTTGCTCACCTGTGCTCTGTCATGTCTGGCATGCATCACCGCCGCACTGGATATCCATTTGGCTCACTTGTCGACTTTGCTAATGATTCAATGGGCC ACCCAATATTTTCGCTGTCACCCTTAGCGATCCATACGAGGAACTTGCTCTCAGATCCAAGATGCACGCTTGTTGTCCAG GTGCCTGGATGGAGTGGACTGTCGAATGCACGAGTCACAATATTTGGTGATGTTTACCCTTTGCCAGCTGACCAACAG GAATGGGCCCATAAGCAATATGTAGCAAAACATCAGCAGTGGGCATCACAACAGTGGGGAAATTTTTACTATTACAGGATGCAGAACATAAG TGATATATACTTCATTGGAGGCTTTGGAACTGTTGCATGGGTAGATGTTAAGGAGTACGAAACTACTCAACCTGACAAGGTAGCAGTTAATGGGGCCGAGCAAAGTTTAAAG GAGTTGAATGCGATTTTCTCTAAACCACTTAGAGAATTCTTCTCATCAGAAGGGGAGGTTGATGACGCTGCTGTTATATCAGTAGATAGCAAAGGCATAGATATACGGGTTCGCCAGGGTGCTCAG TTCAATATTCAGAGGCTGGCATTTGATGTACCTGACAAGGTTCTGACTCTAGAGGAAGCCAAGAGAGCACTCCACAATATAATCAAGACGAACAGCAAATAG
- the LOC120712897 gene encoding uncharacterized protein LOC120712897, whose translation MLDIQKRRVRLMLFIIGVLALSMTAEKFRELVGNEAASKSGQFTFMNCFDMGSGSLACSVKEGVKLYVNNLRTAHLERVRQHAMERALADAITEGLTPAEAAKQAQKVSTKAAKVAARQAKRILGPIISSGWDFFEAMYFGGSMTEGFLRGSGTLFGTYAGGFHGEETFGKLGYLVGSQLGSWGGGRIGLMIYDIINGLKFMFQSIQPQNESSYASEDGSEYIDSYTNHEREESTYYETLEEKQEESKWFGLF comes from the exons ATGTTGGACATACAGAAGCGGCGCGTGCGGCTGATGCTCTTCATCATAGGCGTCCTTGCTCTCAGCATGACTG CTGAGAAGTTCAGGGAACTTGTTGGAAACGAGGCTGCATCAAAGAGTGGTCAGTTCACATTCATGAACTGctttgacatgggttctggcAGCCTTGCATGCTCAGTGAAGGAGGGTGTCAAGTTGTATGTCAATAACCTTCGAACTGCACACCTGGAAAGGGTGCGGCAACATGCCATGGAGAGAGCATTAGCCGATGCCATAACAGAAGGCCTAACACCTGCGGAAGCAGCCAAGCAAGCTCAGAAGGTCAGTACAAAAGCGGCAAAAGTGGCTGCTCGTCAAGCCAAACGGATATTGGGACCAATAATTTCTTCTGGTTGGGACTTCTTTGAAGCAATGTACTTTGGTGGAAGCATGACAGAAGGTTTTCTCCGGGGCAGTGGCACCTTGTTCGGAACTTATGCGGGTGGTTTCCACGGTGAGGAGACGTTTGGAAAACTAGGATACCTCGTGGGAAGCCAACTAGGAAGCTGGGGTGGGGGAAGAATTGGACTGATGATTTATGATATCATAAATGGCCTGAAATTTATGTTTCAATCTATCCAACCTCAGAACGAATCGTCATATGCTTCAGAAGATGGTTCGGAATACATAGATAGTTATACAAACCATGAAAGGGAGGAGTCAACTTACTATGAAACATTGGAGGAGAAACAGGAAGAATCAAAATGGTTTGGATTGTTCTGA
- the LOC120712899 gene encoding EEF1A lysine methyltransferase 4-like — protein MTGGAAASQAYGEAWYWDERYRKEAGPFDWYQKYPALAPLLRLYLAPHHRLLLVGCGNSVFGENMVDDGYQDVVNIDISSVVIEQMKKKYHDMPRLKYMKMDVKDMSDFESGSFDAVIDKGTLDSIMCGQNSQENATKMLEEVNRILKEKGVYMLITYGDPSYRLRLLKDMENWTIKLHVIERWEKSSNQNKWELTKPLPLDDDSTSLVALLGPKPDVHYIYVCVKGNDAARADTKAGEAAN, from the exons atgacggggggcgcggcggcgtcgcagGCGTACGGGGAGGCGTGGTACTGGGACGAGCGCTACCGCAAGGAGGCCGGGCCCTTCGACTGGTACCAGAAGTACCCGGCCCtcgcgccgctgctccgcctctACCTCGCGCcgcaccaccgcctcctcctcgtcgggtGCGGCAACTCCG TCTTTGGTGAAAATATGGTTGATGATGGCTATCAAGATGTTGTCAACATCGATATATCTTCAGTGGTTATTGAgcaaatgaagaagaaatatcATGATATGCCTCGACTTAAAT ACATGAAGATGGATGTAAAGGACATGTCAGATTTTGAGTCCGGTTCATTTGATGCTGTTATTGACAAAG GAACCCTAGATTCTATTATG TGCGGCCAAAATTCACAAGAGAATGCAACGAAAATGCTAGAGGAGGTCAACAG AATCCTCAAGGAAAAGGGCGTCTACATGCTG ATCACTTATGGGGATCCAAGTTACCGATTGCGTCTCCTGAAGGACATGGAAAATTGGACAATAAAGCTCCATGTCATAG AAAGATGGGAGAAAAGTTCGAATCAGAATAAATGGGAACTGACAAAACCATTGCCCTTAGACGATGATAGCACATCGTTAGTTGCGCTTCTCGGTCCGAAACCTGATGTTCACTACATCTATGTCTGTGTAAAG GGCAACGATGCTGCAAGGGCGGATACTAAAGCTGGAGAAGCTGCCAACTGA
- the LOC120712898 gene encoding uncharacterized protein LOC120712898 isoform X1 yields the protein MEALAGTASSSILPVRHQPARLAPQSLALRPTRCAPLRAAAAAGGGGGKDEAQAAAAANGSPVLKLKSDSSQNGVIPIASDKSHKASSTNTSTDSSGSRAGLFRTPISGGVQSATFAHGLPPPALAVRNLMEQARFAHLCSVMSGMHHRRTGYPFGSLVDFANDSMGHPIFSLSPLAIHTRNLLSDPRCTLVVQVPGWSGLSNARVTIFGDVYPLPADQQEWAHKQYVAKHQQWASQQWGNFYYYRMQNISDIYFIGGFGTVAWVDVKEYETTQPDKVAVNGAEQSLKELNAIFSKPLREFFSSEGEVDDAAVISVDSKGIDIRVRQGAQFNIQRLAFDVPDKVLTLEEAKRALHNIIKTNSK from the exons ATGGAGGCTCTCGCGggcaccgcctcctcctccattcTCCCGGTCCGCCACCAGCCTGCCCGCCTGGCGCCGCAGTCCCTCGCGCTCCGCCCTACCCGCTGCGCTCCTCTccgtgccgcggccgccgccggcggcggcggcggcaaggacgaagcccaggccgccgccgccgccaacggatCACCCGTCCTCAAG CTGAAGAGTGATTCAAGTCAAAATGGAGTTATACCGATCGCGTCTGACAAGTCGCATAAGGCTTCATCAACCAATACCAGTACTGACTCGAGTGGATCCAGAGCAGGCTTGTTTAGAACACCAATATCAGGTGGTGTGCAGAGCGCAACTTTTGCGCATGGCTTGCCTCCGCCAGCTTTGGCTGTTCGCAATTTGATGGAACAG GCACGCTTTGCTCACCTGTGCTCTGTCATGTCTGGCATGCATCACCGCCGCACTGGATATCCATTTGGCTCACTTGTCGACTTTGCTAATGATTCAATGGGCC ACCCAATATTTTCGCTGTCACCCTTAGCGATCCATACGAGGAACTTGCTCTCAGATCCAAGATGCACGCTTGTTGTCCAG GTGCCTGGATGGAGTGGACTGTCGAATGCACGAGTCACAATATTTGGTGATGTTTACCCTTTGCCAGCTGACCAACAG GAATGGGCCCATAAGCAATATGTAGCAAAACATCAGCAGTGGGCATCACAACAGTGGGGAAATTTTTACTATTACAGGATGCAGAACATAAG TGATATATACTTCATTGGAGGCTTTGGAACTGTTGCATGGGTAGATGTTAAGGAGTACGAAACTACTCAACCTGACAAGGTAGCAGTTAATGGGGCCGAGCAAAGTTTAAAG GAGTTGAATGCGATTTTCTCTAAACCACTTAGAGAATTCTTCTCATCAGAAGGGGAGGTTGATGACGCTGCTGTTATATCAGTAGATAGCAAAGGCATAGATATACGGGTTCGCCAGGGTGCTCAG TTCAATATTCAGAGGCTGGCATTTGATGTACCTGACAAGGTTCTGACTCTAGAGGAAGCCAAGAGAGCACTCCACAATATAATCAAGACGAACAGCAAATAG
- the LOC120712902 gene encoding serrate RNA effector molecule-like yields the protein MAEDADASPPPPTGGDRKRRHASPVLPPPPPGPPPPGPHKRHRREEGGGGGFDRRRLGPVGGGGHEQDDRRYGNGHGGVGGRGGDGRYANRAPDWSGSGRGGWNEGPGNGRREGLMSYKQFIQELEDDVSPVEAQSRYEEYKSEYITTQKKAYFDLHKDEDWLRNKYHPTNLEVVIERRNELARTTANEFFQDLQSGSLDTGPGLTGSASSKSGNNSNKNLVDSSDGKKGKHGTGPEDLYYSAPKAHPVSSEARRIRIDIEQAQTLICKLDSEKGIENNVLSSSDHDKPDRDKSHGSMGPIVIIRGSSTVKGLEGAELLDTLVTYLWRIHGVDYYGMSETNEPKGLRHVKADARTYNGASSNATEWENKLDSFWQDRIQGQDPLEILKAKEKIDAAATEVLDPYVRKIRDEKYGWKYGCGAKGCTKLFHAAEFVQKHLKLKHADVVVELTSKVREDIYFENYMNDPKAPGGTPIMQQPAPRGKGRQRPPIESRLRDERGNRRFDANVDSPPHDGSGENPDDAIYDSFGDPIMHGAFPPDIPAPPILMPVPGAGPLGPFIPAPPEVAMHMFRDQGGPPPFEPAGGPHPRKAGRGGGPPMRGPSPMFSAPPPPHMHDPRRIRSYQDLDAPEDEVTVMDYRSL from the exons ATGGCCGAGGACGCGGACGCGTCCCCTCCTCCCCCCACCGGCGGCGACCGCAAGCGCCGCCACGCCTCGCccgtgctcccgccgccgccccccgggccgccgccgccggggccgcacaagaggcatcggagggaggagggcggtggcggcgggttcGACCGGCGCCGGCTCGGGCCAGTCGGCGGAGGAGGGCACGAGCAGGACGACAGGAG GTATGGAAACGGTCATGGTGGCGTAGGAGGAAGAGGTGGTGATGGTCGATATGCGAATCGTGCACCAG ATTGGTCTGGTTCTGGACGTGGTGGGTGGAATGAAGGCCCTGGGAACGGTCGTAG GGAAGGTCTGATGTCATACAAGCAGTTCATTCAGGAACTCGAGGATGATGTTTCACCAGTTGAAGCTCAAAGCAG ATACGAGGAGTACAAGTCGGAGTACATCACAACTCAGAAGAAAGCATACTTTGACCTCCATAAGGATGAGGATTG GTTAAGAAACAAGTACCATCCTACAAACCTTGAAGTTGTCATAGAAAG AAGGAATGAACTGGCAAGAACTACTGCAAATGAATTCTTCCAAGATTTGCAGAGTGGAAGTCTGGACAC TGGCCCAGGGTTAACAGGTTCGGCATCTAGCAAATCGGGGAATAATAGTAATAAAAATCTTGTGGACTCGTCAGATGGTAAAAAAGGGAAACATGGAACTGGCCCTGAGGATTTATACTATTCTGCTCCGAAGGCTCACCCAGTTAGTTCGGAGGCTCGGCGAATCCGAATTGACATTGAGCAAGCTCAAACTCTCATTTGTAAACTTGATTCTGAGAAGGGTATTGAGAACAATGTTCTCTCAAGTAGTGACCATGACAAGCCAGACAGGGATAAGTCACATGGTTCAATGGGGCCAATTGTTATAATACGGGGATCATCTACTGTGAAGGGTCTTGAAGGTGCTGAGTTGCTGGACACTCTTGTTACTTATTTATGGCGTATTCATGGTGTGGATTATTATGGTATGTCTGAGACAAACGAACCTAAAGGCCTTAGGCATGTGAAAGCTGATGCGAGGACATATAATGGGGCTAGCTCAAATGCAACTGAATGGGAGAATAAACTTGATTCATTCTGGCAAGACAGGATTCAAGGTCAGGATCCATTAGAAATACTGAAAGCAAAGGAGAAGATTGATGCAGCTGCTACTGAAGTATTGGATCCATATGTGAGGAAAATAAGGGATGAGAAGTATGGGTGGAAGTATGGGTGTGGAGCCAAGGGTTGCACTAAGCTTTTccatgctgctgagtttgtccAGAAGCATCTTAAACTCAAGCATGCTGATGTGGTAGTTGAGCTAACTTCAAAAGTGAGAGAGGATATTTACTTTGAGAACTATATGAA TGATCCAAAGGCGCCTGGTGGAACACCTATCATGCAGCAACCTGCTCCG AGGGGGAAAGGCAGGCAAAGGCCACCAATAGAGAGTCGGCTGAGAGATGAGCGTGGGAATCGTAGGTTTGACGCAAATGTTGATTCACCACCACATGATGGGTCTGGTGAAAACCCTGATGATGCTATTTATGATTCATTTGGTGATCCAATTATGCATGGTGCCTTCCCTCCAGATATTCCTGCTCCCCCAATTCTAATGCCCGTGCCTGGTGCTGG TCCCCTAGGACCATTTATTCCTGCACCCCCGGAAGTTGCCATGCATATGTTTAGGGATCAGGGTGGGCCACCACCTTTTGAGCCAGCTGGAGGTCCACATCCTAGGAAAGCAGGAAGGGGTGGTGGCCCCCCGAT